In Akkermansia muciniphila, one DNA window encodes the following:
- a CDS encoding tyrosine-protein phosphatase, with protein sequence MFGNLFTPRYTTSSLFPDGMDMHTHILWGVDDGASSLKESLGIIRRLKAMGLKGAYCTPHIMARYPENTPDFLRRRFDQLLADARNEHFQLRLAAEYMLDNQFSEQLRRYTPLTYDGTHLLVELPQYYLPGAWKDMISAVRDRGYIPVLAHPERYGRILQQEEFLQLARQEGVKYQGNVGSLKGFYGKSAAALAQTFRTRQLYEWWGTDSHNIAMANRIPLKT encoded by the coding sequence ATGTTCGGCAACCTGTTCACTCCCCGGTACACCACATCCAGCCTCTTTCCGGACGGCATGGATATGCATACCCATATTCTATGGGGAGTGGACGACGGAGCCTCCAGCCTCAAGGAAAGCCTGGGCATCATCCGCCGGCTCAAAGCCATGGGACTTAAGGGAGCCTACTGTACCCCCCATATCATGGCGCGCTATCCGGAGAACACGCCCGACTTCCTGCGCCGCCGCTTTGACCAGCTGCTTGCCGACGCCAGGAACGAACACTTCCAGCTCCGGCTTGCGGCGGAATACATGCTGGACAACCAGTTCAGCGAACAGCTGCGTCGTTATACCCCTCTGACCTACGACGGCACCCACCTGTTGGTGGAATTGCCCCAGTACTACCTTCCCGGCGCCTGGAAGGACATGATCAGCGCCGTCCGGGACAGGGGTTACATCCCTGTCCTGGCGCACCCTGAACGTTACGGTCGCATCCTGCAGCAGGAAGAGTTTCTCCAGCTGGCCCGGCAGGAAGGCGTCAAATACCAGGGCAATGTCGGCTCCCTGAAAGGGTTCTACGGCAAATCCGCCGCAGCCCTGGCACAAACGTTCCGCACCCGCCAGCTTTATGAATGGTGGGGGACGGACAGCCACAACATCGCCATGGCCAACCGCATACCTCTGAAAACCTGA
- a CDS encoding glycosyltransferase, translated as MSNIVIYLPNEPLGKQGGMERATHHLAAMLAGEGHRVTLLCRNKNRLGEEYVPPTDLVFIPASLSREEEQNFLLSLIKERGIETIIDQTEGGIVGRWGIFRRRGHMNGVSVKLIAVQHSSQYTYLKHYRTVNRKPAGRGLIGKTRSFFYNTFILALKKCRAVLLQRSLFRELASDYDQIVTLSEGGIEEFKKLCPSVPGNKLSCIPNMVELPSLPGEEKKEPRCLFVGRLDNPSKGVDRLLRIWEKVEKACPDWHLDIVGDGPDADLLKDSAQKLGLSRIVFHGFQNPEPYYSRASIFCMTSTFEGFGLVLVEAMQHGCVPIAFDSYPAVRDIISHGENGILIPPFQEEDYSNAIMALTNNPDELKRFSLHSLSISQKFSPSNLASRWNAIL; from the coding sequence ATGAGCAACATCGTCATCTATCTTCCCAATGAACCCCTGGGCAAACAGGGCGGCATGGAGCGGGCCACTCACCACCTGGCCGCCATGCTTGCCGGTGAAGGCCACCGGGTAACGCTCCTCTGCAGAAACAAAAACAGGCTGGGGGAAGAATACGTGCCTCCGACGGATCTCGTATTCATTCCCGCGTCCCTCAGCCGGGAGGAAGAACAGAATTTTCTGCTTAGCTTGATTAAGGAAAGAGGAATTGAGACCATCATCGACCAGACGGAAGGAGGAATTGTGGGGCGGTGGGGAATTTTCCGGCGTCGCGGGCACATGAACGGGGTTTCCGTTAAACTCATTGCCGTTCAGCACAGCTCCCAATATACCTACCTGAAACATTACCGGACCGTCAACCGGAAGCCCGCCGGACGCGGCCTGATCGGCAAGACACGCTCATTTTTCTATAATACGTTTATCCTGGCATTAAAAAAATGCAGGGCCGTTTTGCTTCAGCGCAGCCTGTTCCGGGAACTGGCTTCAGACTATGACCAGATAGTAACGCTCTCGGAAGGGGGCATTGAAGAATTCAAGAAACTGTGTCCCTCCGTCCCCGGGAACAAGCTCTCCTGTATTCCCAATATGGTGGAACTGCCCTCTCTTCCCGGGGAAGAGAAAAAAGAACCGCGCTGCCTGTTTGTCGGCAGGCTGGATAATCCCTCAAAAGGAGTGGACAGGCTCCTGCGCATATGGGAAAAAGTGGAAAAAGCATGCCCGGACTGGCATCTGGACATTGTGGGCGACGGACCGGATGCGGACCTGCTTAAGGATTCCGCCCAAAAACTGGGGCTTTCCCGAATTGTCTTCCACGGCTTCCAGAATCCGGAACCTTACTATTCCAGAGCCTCCATATTCTGCATGACTTCCACGTTTGAAGGATTCGGCCTCGTTCTTGTAGAAGCCATGCAGCACGGATGCGTTCCTATTGCCTTTGACAGCTACCCTGCCGTCCGGGATATTATCTCCCACGGGGAAAACGGCATCCTCATTCCCCCCTTTCAGGAAGAAGATTACTCAAACGCTATCATGGCCCTGACGAACAATCCCGACGAGCTGAAACGATTCAGCCTTCACAGCCTCAGCATATCCCAAAAATTCAGCCCCTCAAACCTGGCATCCAGGTGGAACGCCATTTTGTAG
- a CDS encoding glycosyltransferase, with product MNLIFYFDQPILPHAGGTERAAYLLAQALSQHGHRVSFLSLRQAADTPPGAPPYFTLPRQDTLFCQENREYVETLCSAQKTDGIINCGANQDDSFFFSHEHLDIQASIISWISFDVRTGLDYFSCLLRKDFSTWGNTIKTLLRHALLPYKKHAAISNKKRKYRDMFRGSDKVVFLSRHYTEDALQLAGPPERARLYAIPNLLTYAPVQPDLSGKENAVLYVGRLADSPKKVDRLLNVWKKVQPLHPDWHLYLVGDGPERGNLERMAERLKLENVHFEGVQEPAPYYRKARILCLTSTHEGMPMVINEALSYGCVPVVFNSFHAAEDMLPDRETGRLIPPFSLRLFARELDELMSGPYVPPSTRVLTNYQPEKVIPLWMECLQDQP from the coding sequence ATGAACCTGATTTTCTATTTTGACCAGCCTATCCTGCCCCATGCGGGAGGAACGGAACGGGCGGCGTATCTTCTGGCGCAAGCCCTGTCGCAGCACGGCCACCGGGTTTCCTTCCTGTCGCTCCGGCAGGCGGCGGACACACCTCCCGGGGCCCCGCCTTACTTCACCCTTCCCCGGCAGGACACGCTCTTCTGCCAGGAAAACAGGGAATATGTGGAAACCCTGTGCTCCGCACAAAAGACGGACGGCATCATCAACTGCGGAGCCAATCAGGATGACTCCTTCTTTTTCAGCCATGAACACCTTGACATCCAGGCTTCCATCATTTCCTGGATTTCCTTTGACGTCCGCACAGGGCTGGATTATTTCTCCTGCCTGCTCCGGAAGGATTTCTCCACCTGGGGAAATACCATAAAAACGCTGCTGCGCCATGCGCTGCTGCCCTATAAAAAACATGCGGCCATCAGCAACAAGAAGAGGAAATACAGGGACATGTTCCGCGGGTCAGACAAGGTGGTCTTTCTTTCCCGGCATTACACGGAAGACGCCCTCCAGCTGGCGGGGCCGCCGGAAAGAGCCCGTCTGTACGCCATCCCCAACCTGCTGACTTATGCCCCCGTTCAGCCCGACCTTTCCGGAAAGGAAAACGCCGTTCTTTATGTGGGGAGGCTGGCGGATTCTCCCAAAAAGGTGGATCGCCTGCTGAACGTCTGGAAAAAAGTGCAGCCTCTTCATCCGGACTGGCATCTGTACCTGGTGGGGGACGGCCCGGAACGCGGCAATCTGGAACGGATGGCGGAACGGCTGAAGCTGGAAAACGTCCATTTTGAAGGGGTCCAGGAACCCGCGCCCTATTACCGCAAGGCCAGAATACTCTGCCTCACCTCCACCCACGAAGGCATGCCCATGGTGATTAACGAAGCTCTCTCCTACGGCTGCGTTCCTGTGGTTTTCAACAGTTTCCACGCTGCCGAAGACATGCTGCCGGACCGGGAGACGGGACGGCTCATCCCGCCCTTCAGCCTGCGCCTCTTCGCGCGGGAGCTGGATGAACTGATGAGCGGCCCCTATGTCCCTCCCTCCACCAGAGTATTAACGAACTATCAACCGGAAAAGGTTATTCCCCTGTGGATGGAATGCCTGCAGGACCAGCCATGA
- a CDS encoding GumC family protein, which translates to MTKNTAPTPPGTENTEETALSLDTVLMILRRYWFIIILAALAGGTAAYYLAGKQNYIYQKKASVLMRDSKTGSDASSERIMAELNIDPNAANLANESLVLKSTALMNKVVEDLNLNTSYWEKKDFRELDLYHASPLLVNFEQIDKQRACTLHITPLDEKRFTLGHPNNQGELILLEGFYGKPLTLPFATVSVHPTSLMTDAWNGKTVIVRHSPVLETANALLHGLTITRPDSKESSLLEMTLTSSNPQKAEDTLNHLIQVYNQISKDERNKASLKTKIFIRDRLQELGASLSDVDKKLTEFKTKSDIVKDTDTTMSADFSTSQALEKEIFDLETQIKLASTLADNLKESERKQGLISVETGLPDSGIARQIEHYNEAYLEYQKIAGSAGSQNPITVSLKDRMNSTRAAANKALSNYRSNLDLKLNQLIDKRNSLTERLTETAIKEQEIIPLIREHKVKEELYLMLLSKEQENALAMAVTESNARVLEAAHGSNLPISPKTIKYVAGGTAGGALLSILAFMGVAMLNNKVNNKHDLPSVNRQPVIAELPQMSKKESRNTKLFIQDEHSVIAECFHILRNNVDSMLPRPEQGGHVILVTSTLPGEGKTFTSANLAAAFAYAGKKVLLIDGDLRKSSLTRRLGGSGRKGLTSILLRQNPDTTGVIRPVGEDARGMDVLYTGPTVPNPVTLLSHPLLGQILDILKKQYDAVIIDAPPYGILADTAILASLSDITLYTVRSGKIDKRYLTQIQQLADQGKLPNMAYIINGVNFKSASYSYYGYGYGYQYGYGAKDPQQTAGKQD; encoded by the coding sequence ATGACAAAAAATACAGCTCCCACCCCTCCTGGTACGGAAAACACAGAAGAAACAGCGCTTTCCCTGGATACGGTGCTGATGATTCTGCGCCGTTACTGGTTCATCATCATTCTGGCAGCCCTCGCCGGAGGCACGGCGGCCTATTATCTGGCCGGCAAACAGAATTATATTTATCAGAAAAAAGCCAGCGTTCTGATGCGCGACTCCAAAACAGGCAGCGACGCTTCTTCCGAACGCATCATGGCGGAATTGAACATAGACCCCAACGCGGCCAACCTGGCCAATGAAAGCCTCGTGCTCAAATCCACCGCATTAATGAACAAAGTGGTGGAAGACCTCAACCTCAACACATCCTATTGGGAAAAAAAAGACTTCAGGGAGCTGGACCTCTACCATGCCAGTCCTTTATTGGTGAACTTTGAACAGATCGACAAGCAGCGCGCCTGCACTCTGCACATCACGCCGCTGGATGAAAAACGCTTCACGCTTGGCCATCCCAATAATCAGGGGGAACTCATCCTGCTGGAAGGTTTTTACGGCAAACCTCTCACGCTTCCCTTTGCCACCGTTTCCGTCCATCCTACTTCCCTGATGACCGACGCATGGAACGGAAAAACCGTCATCGTACGGCACTCTCCCGTCCTTGAAACCGCCAACGCCCTGCTCCATGGCCTGACCATTACCCGTCCGGACTCCAAGGAATCCAGCCTTCTGGAGATGACTCTGACGTCCAGCAATCCTCAGAAAGCCGAAGATACGCTCAACCACCTCATCCAGGTTTACAACCAAATCTCCAAGGATGAACGGAACAAGGCTTCCCTTAAAACGAAAATCTTCATTAGGGACCGGCTGCAAGAACTTGGAGCCTCCCTGAGCGACGTGGACAAGAAACTCACCGAATTTAAAACGAAGAGTGACATCGTTAAAGATACGGACACAACCATGAGCGCGGATTTCAGCACCTCCCAGGCGCTGGAAAAGGAAATCTTTGATCTTGAAACTCAAATAAAACTGGCGTCCACCCTTGCTGACAATCTCAAGGAAAGCGAACGCAAGCAGGGGCTGATCTCCGTAGAAACCGGTCTGCCCGACTCCGGCATCGCCCGGCAGATAGAACATTACAACGAGGCTTATCTGGAATATCAGAAAATTGCCGGAAGCGCCGGCTCCCAAAACCCGATTACCGTGAGCCTGAAGGACAGGATGAATTCCACCAGAGCGGCGGCTAACAAAGCTCTCTCCAACTACCGCAGCAATCTGGACCTCAAACTTAACCAGCTTATCGACAAAAGGAATTCCCTGACTGAACGCCTCACGGAAACCGCCATCAAGGAACAGGAAATCATTCCGCTCATCCGTGAACACAAGGTTAAGGAAGAACTGTACCTGATGCTGTTGAGCAAGGAACAGGAAAACGCCCTGGCCATGGCGGTAACGGAATCCAATGCCCGGGTTCTGGAAGCCGCCCATGGCTCCAACCTCCCTATCTCTCCTAAAACCATTAAATACGTCGCTGGAGGAACGGCGGGCGGGGCCCTGCTCAGTATCCTGGCTTTCATGGGAGTGGCCATGTTGAACAATAAGGTCAACAATAAACATGATCTCCCCTCTGTAAACAGGCAGCCGGTCATTGCCGAACTGCCCCAAATGAGCAAAAAAGAAAGCAGGAACACCAAACTTTTCATTCAGGACGAACATTCCGTCATCGCGGAATGCTTCCACATCCTGCGCAATAACGTAGATTCCATGCTTCCCAGGCCGGAACAGGGGGGGCACGTCATTCTGGTCACCTCCACCCTCCCCGGAGAAGGGAAAACCTTTACCTCCGCCAATCTGGCAGCCGCTTTCGCCTATGCCGGCAAAAAAGTCCTTCTCATTGACGGGGATTTACGCAAATCCTCCCTGACCCGGCGCCTCGGCGGCTCCGGCCGCAAAGGGCTCACCTCCATCCTGCTCCGCCAGAACCCCGACACCACCGGCGTCATCCGCCCTGTAGGGGAAGACGCCCGCGGCATGGATGTCCTTTATACCGGTCCCACGGTGCCCAATCCGGTCACCCTTCTCAGCCATCCCCTGCTGGGTCAAATCCTGGACATTCTGAAAAAACAGTATGACGCCGTCATCATTGACGCTCCGCCCTACGGCATTCTGGCAGATACCGCCATTCTGGCATCCCTCAGCGATATCACCCTGTACACCGTGCGCAGCGGGAAAATAGACAAACGATACTTAACCCAGATCCAGCAACTGGCCGATCAGGGAAAACTGCCCAATATGGCGTACATCATCAACGGAGTCAACTTCAAGTCCGCCAGCTACAGCTACTATGGCTACGGCTACGGTTACCAGTATGGCTACGGCGCCAAAGACCCGCAGCAAACCGCCGGGAAACAGGATTAA
- a CDS encoding glycosyltransferase — MKHLTLLEPIRKEGNYQFFMQWFADAWTTSGGQTVKGISAPWNLRLLIAKSRVSRNFRLFTSSRRALLVPGAGYPDSFAWPFGYANEIVPMLWDVWPRYWPRLISSLKRHHVQTLLCTSSQVCEYVTEKLPHINAVHVPEGIDPAGYRDGGPLEGRRTDILQIGRLMQPVHEAILQMRQSSPRLSYLYPEEPGRLVFPDFPSLCEGLASSKIVICYPRCRTHPEMAGDVETLTQRYWECMLSGTLIVGHAPKELVDLLGYNPVIELETDEDIGNRLSQILDNISSYQELADKNLAAARENASWDTRMTRILQQLRQLGYMQ; from the coding sequence ATGAAACATTTAACATTACTGGAACCTATCAGGAAAGAAGGCAATTACCAATTCTTCATGCAATGGTTTGCGGACGCATGGACAACCAGCGGAGGGCAAACGGTCAAGGGAATCTCTGCTCCGTGGAATCTGCGTCTGTTGATCGCCAAATCCCGCGTTTCACGGAATTTCCGCCTGTTCACCAGTTCACGCAGGGCGCTGCTGGTGCCGGGAGCCGGTTATCCGGATTCATTCGCGTGGCCGTTCGGTTATGCAAATGAAATCGTGCCCATGCTGTGGGACGTCTGGCCCCGGTACTGGCCGCGCCTCATCTCCTCCCTGAAACGCCACCATGTGCAAACATTGTTGTGCACCTCATCCCAGGTTTGCGAATACGTGACGGAAAAACTTCCGCATATTAACGCGGTTCATGTTCCGGAAGGCATAGACCCCGCCGGCTACCGGGACGGAGGCCCCCTGGAGGGACGCCGGACGGACATTCTCCAGATCGGGCGCCTGATGCAGCCCGTGCACGAGGCCATTCTTCAAATGCGGCAGTCGTCTCCCCGCCTCAGCTATCTTTACCCGGAAGAGCCGGGCCGCCTCGTCTTTCCGGACTTCCCTTCCCTGTGCGAAGGGCTGGCTTCCTCAAAAATCGTCATTTGCTACCCGCGCTGCCGAACCCACCCGGAAATGGCGGGCGATGTGGAAACGCTGACGCAGCGTTACTGGGAATGCATGCTCTCCGGAACGCTCATTGTCGGCCATGCCCCCAAAGAGCTGGTCGATCTGCTGGGGTACAATCCCGTCATTGAACTGGAGACGGATGAGGACATCGGCAACCGGCTCTCCCAGATTCTGGACAACATCTCCTCCTATCAGGAACTGGCGGATAAAAACCTGGCCGCCGCCAGGGAAAACGCATCATGGGATACAAGAATGACCCGTATTCTCCAGCAACTGCGCCAACTGGGATATATGCAGTAA
- a CDS encoding polysaccharide biosynthesis/export family protein: MNTNNLINKAILCSLAMAGAALLPSCVSPKEVLYIQDVSENSRENIKANYQTTIQKDDQLYIAVSSKQPELTAPFAVSEIGSASGSSSNKPKGYLVDAQGYIVLPVIGKMKAAGKTCSQLASDIAATLKNNDYIRDASVNVQIMNFKFSVLGEVNAPGTYTIEGQRLTILEAISRAGDLNIDGNRDVTLIRETNGTRQIASIDLRSKDLFTSPYYYIQQNDIIYVTPSDRKVNTRSDAAQWYGWGLSGLGITLAVVALCL, encoded by the coding sequence ATGAACACAAACAACCTCATCAATAAAGCCATTCTGTGCTCCCTGGCCATGGCCGGGGCCGCTCTCCTGCCTTCCTGCGTCAGCCCCAAGGAAGTCCTTTATATCCAGGACGTTTCTGAAAATTCCAGGGAAAACATCAAGGCAAACTACCAGACAACCATCCAGAAAGACGACCAGCTCTACATCGCGGTCAGCAGCAAACAGCCGGAGCTCACCGCACCTTTTGCCGTGTCTGAAATAGGCTCCGCCTCCGGCAGTTCCAGCAACAAACCCAAAGGATATCTGGTGGACGCCCAGGGCTACATCGTCCTGCCCGTCATCGGCAAAATGAAAGCTGCGGGCAAAACCTGCTCCCAACTGGCTTCCGACATTGCCGCGACCCTCAAGAACAATGACTACATCCGGGACGCCTCCGTCAATGTGCAAATCATGAATTTCAAATTCTCCGTTCTGGGCGAAGTTAATGCCCCCGGAACCTACACCATTGAAGGACAGCGCCTGACAATTCTGGAGGCCATCAGCCGGGCGGGAGACCTGAATATTGACGGCAACCGGGACGTCACGCTGATCCGGGAAACCAACGGAACCCGTCAAATCGCCAGCATTGATCTGCGCAGCAAGGATCTGTTCACTTCTCCCTATTATTATATCCAGCAAAACGACATCATTTACGTGACCCCCTCAGACCGCAAGGTCAACACGCGCAGCGACGCTGCCCAATGGTACGGCTGGGGACTCTCCGGGCTTGGCATTACTCTGGCCGTGGTCGCCCTGTGCCTGTAG
- a CDS encoding sugar transferase, producing the protein MTIPTTNVRVSKPLHNSFYKRYGKRALDFTGALFGLICLFPVLVILTVLLAIIQGTSPFFFQKRIGLGLKPFYIIKFKTMKDTRDREGNLLPDEERTTHLGSLLRSTSLDELPELINVLLGDMSFIGPRPWIPDQMDIFTPATRRRRMSLRPGITGLAQIRGRNNLTFRQRVSYDLSYQRHLTFRYDLNIFLYTFLKVIEREGIQQRPDALSTPVRVLKPRDMATFGLKENTQLILRTIRKEPLPSFGGPDHTPLVPKDQPTRGLRANTQLIMRSRRKDVQ; encoded by the coding sequence ATGACAATCCCTACAACTAATGTCCGCGTCAGCAAACCGCTGCATAACAGTTTCTATAAACGCTACGGAAAACGCGCCCTGGATTTCACGGGCGCGCTCTTCGGCCTGATATGCCTGTTTCCGGTATTGGTCATTCTGACTGTTCTGCTGGCCATCATCCAGGGCACTTCACCCTTTTTCTTTCAAAAACGCATCGGGCTCGGCCTCAAACCCTTTTATATCATCAAATTCAAAACCATGAAAGATACCAGGGACAGGGAAGGCAACCTGCTCCCGGACGAAGAACGCACGACGCACCTAGGCTCCCTGCTGCGCAGCACCTCCCTGGACGAACTGCCTGAACTCATCAACGTCCTTCTGGGGGATATGAGCTTCATCGGCCCACGCCCCTGGATTCCCGATCAAATGGACATCTTCACCCCTGCCACCCGGAGAAGAAGAATGTCCCTGCGCCCGGGCATCACGGGGCTGGCCCAGATTCGCGGGCGCAATAACCTCACCTTCCGTCAACGGGTATCTTATGACTTGAGCTACCAACGCCACCTGACCTTCAGGTACGACCTGAACATCTTTCTTTACACCTTCCTCAAGGTCATTGAGAGAGAAGGCATCCAGCAGCGTCCGGACGCTCTCAGCACGCCGGTTCGGGTACTGAAACCAAGGGATATGGCTACCTTCGGTTTGAAAGAAAATACGCAGCTTATCTTGAGAACTATCCGAAAGGAACCCCTTCCCTCCTTCGGAGGGCCTGATCACACCCCCTTGGTTCCTAAAGACCAGCCGACCAGAGGCTTGAGAGCAAATACCCAGCTTATCATGAGAAGCCGCCGGAAAGATGTCCAATAA
- a CDS encoding glycosyltransferase: MKICFVAWSDFGIGGVPKVLTCLMDALSRNHDVSLYSLKNLPQSGINGINREQIHIYCKEMNLYEKVRRSAADILVSKTPLFSSALGCRLYAAARYTSGFKKALTNHLNKHQYDVVIFGSGFEDSLLLALTKKKLLPSMRIMTWSHASYDNYFTNMGSFFSRYMKEAIKAYYHRFDEIIVLSDGDEKEFKEKHHLPARRIYNPNTMKPAGKSSLTSKTFVYVGALSRQKGTDLAVRAFRRFIETDQEWNLHIYGDGPLKGWIEEYVSSHGLGQRIILHGPNGNMVEEFPRHSILVFPSRCEGFGLVQVEAMCCGLPILAADIPICREIVGKHHAGIFFESDNPEDLCRAMREMTASDLSTYAANGLAAAPLFNLEQTVSEWENMFNAVKS; the protein is encoded by the coding sequence ATGAAAATTTGTTTTGTCGCATGGTCGGATTTCGGAATAGGAGGCGTCCCCAAAGTCCTGACCTGTCTGATGGACGCCTTGTCACGCAACCATGACGTAAGCCTCTATTCCCTGAAAAACCTTCCGCAGTCAGGCATTAACGGAATCAACCGGGAACAAATTCATATTTACTGCAAGGAAATGAATTTATATGAGAAAGTTCGCCGCTCCGCGGCGGACATTCTTGTCAGTAAAACCCCTCTGTTCAGCTCCGCCCTCGGCTGCCGGCTATACGCGGCCGCGCGCTACACGTCAGGCTTCAAAAAGGCGCTGACGAACCACCTCAATAAACATCAATATGATGTAGTCATTTTCGGTTCCGGATTTGAAGACTCCCTGCTTCTCGCCCTTACCAAAAAGAAGCTCCTGCCCAGCATGAGAATCATGACGTGGTCCCATGCCTCCTATGACAATTATTTCACCAACATGGGTTCCTTCTTCTCCCGGTACATGAAGGAGGCCATCAAGGCATATTACCACCGTTTCGATGAAATCATCGTCCTGTCTGACGGGGACGAAAAAGAATTCAAAGAAAAACATCATCTTCCCGCCCGCCGAATCTACAACCCCAACACGATGAAACCGGCCGGGAAATCGTCCCTCACCAGCAAAACGTTCGTTTACGTCGGAGCTCTCTCCCGCCAGAAAGGGACTGATCTGGCCGTCCGCGCGTTCCGCAGATTCATTGAAACGGACCAGGAATGGAATCTCCATATTTATGGGGATGGCCCGTTGAAAGGATGGATTGAAGAATATGTATCCTCCCACGGTTTGGGCCAAAGAATCATCCTGCACGGGCCAAACGGAAACATGGTGGAAGAATTTCCCCGCCATTCCATCCTGGTCTTTCCCTCCCGCTGCGAAGGCTTCGGCCTCGTCCAGGTGGAAGCCATGTGCTGTGGACTGCCTATTCTGGCGGCGGATATACCTATCTGCCGGGAAATAGTGGGCAAACATCACGCCGGCATCTTTTTTGAGTCGGACAATCCGGAAGACCTGTGCCGGGCCATGCGCGAGATGACGGCCTCAGACCTCTCCACCTACGCGGCGAACGGCCTGGCCGCGGCGCCCCTGTTTAATTTGGAGCAGACTGTCTCTGAATGGGAAAACATGTTCAACGCAGTAAAATCATGA
- a CDS encoding glycosyltransferase family 2 protein, which produces MKISVITVCYNSIATLQDTLESILRQTYPDVENIVVDGASKDGTVELIEKYSPQFSGRMKWISEPDKGIYDAMNKGISMATGDIVGFLNADDYYQDGGVLETIAEAFARHGADAVHGNLHYINGAREIVRTWRGTEYRPGSFQRGWCPAHPTFYCKKDCFTRYGGFDPAIGSAADFELMLRFIEKNHISTAYIDRDMVFMRTGGSSTAGLRAILRNTRQNKQAFRKNNLPYPWHYGVTRLLAKAGSTRNPIHYLFKTR; this is translated from the coding sequence ATGAAAATTTCAGTCATTACGGTTTGTTATAACAGCATTGCAACGCTGCAAGACACGCTGGAAAGCATTCTGCGGCAAACTTACCCGGACGTGGAAAACATTGTCGTGGACGGGGCCAGCAAGGACGGGACCGTGGAATTGATTGAAAAATACAGTCCTCAATTTTCCGGCCGCATGAAATGGATATCCGAGCCGGACAAGGGGATTTATGATGCCATGAACAAAGGAATAAGCATGGCTACGGGAGATATCGTCGGCTTTCTGAACGCGGACGACTATTACCAGGACGGAGGCGTGCTGGAAACCATTGCCGAGGCGTTTGCCCGGCATGGGGCGGATGCCGTACATGGCAATCTGCACTACATCAACGGGGCAAGGGAAATCGTACGCACATGGCGCGGAACGGAGTATCGTCCCGGCTCCTTCCAGCGCGGCTGGTGCCCGGCGCACCCCACATTCTATTGTAAAAAGGACTGCTTTACCCGTTACGGCGGCTTTGACCCCGCTATCGGCAGCGCGGCGGATTTTGAACTCATGTTGCGCTTTATAGAAAAAAACCATATTTCCACCGCCTATATCGACCGCGACATGGTCTTCATGCGCACCGGAGGCTCCAGTACGGCGGGCCTGCGGGCCATCCTGAGGAACACGCGCCAGAACAAACAGGCATTCAGGAAAAACAACCTCCCTTACCCGTGGCATTATGGAGTAACCCGGCTGCTGGCCAAGGCGGGCAGCACGCGCAATCCCATCCATTACCTGTTCAAAACCCGCTGA